The Chryseobacterium nakagawai genome has a segment encoding these proteins:
- the ilvD gene encoding dihydroxy-acid dehydratase, producing MLNKYSKTFTQNSEQPAAKAMLYGIGFTEEDMQKAQIGIASMGYDGNTCNMHLNDLAKVVKKGTWDHGLAGLIFNTIGVSDGMSNGTDGMRYSLVSRDVIADSIEAICGAQYYDGLIALPGCDKNMPGTIIAMGRLNRPSLMVYGGTIAPGCYKGETLNIVSAFEALGKKIAGEISEEDLDGVIKNSCPGAGACGGMYTANTMASAIEALGMSLPYSSSNPALSKEKQDECLEAGKYLKILLEKDIKPSDIMTRKAFENALRVIVVLGGSTNAVLHFIAMAKSVEVSLTQDDFQTMSDCTPMLADLKPSGKYLMQDLHEHGGIPAVMKYLLEEGLLHGDCLTVTGKTLAENLKDIPTLDFNTQKIIKPLSNPIKPTGHLRILYGNLAEKGSVAKITGKEGERFVGKARVFDGEKNLIKGIADGTVQHGDVIVIRNEGPKGAPGMPEMLKPTSALIGAGLGSSVALITDGRFSGGTHGFVVGHITPEAHEGGLIAFVEDDDLIEIDAVNNTIQLKVSEEEIEKRKQGWQKPALKVKKGLLYKYALTVSSAAEGCVTDEI from the coding sequence ATGCTAAATAAATATTCAAAAACATTCACACAAAATAGTGAGCAGCCAGCCGCAAAAGCAATGCTATACGGGATTGGTTTTACAGAAGAAGACATGCAGAAAGCACAAATTGGGATTGCAAGTATGGGATATGATGGAAATACCTGTAACATGCACCTGAATGATCTTGCCAAAGTCGTCAAAAAAGGTACCTGGGATCATGGACTAGCAGGATTGATTTTTAACACCATTGGAGTAAGCGATGGAATGAGCAATGGAACTGATGGAATGCGCTATTCACTCGTAAGCAGAGATGTGATTGCGGACAGTATTGAAGCCATCTGTGGCGCTCAGTATTATGACGGACTTATTGCTTTGCCCGGATGTGATAAAAATATGCCGGGAACCATCATTGCAATGGGAAGACTGAACAGACCTTCACTGATGGTATATGGGGGAACGATTGCTCCGGGATGCTACAAAGGAGAAACATTAAATATTGTCTCGGCGTTTGAAGCCTTAGGGAAGAAAATTGCAGGTGAGATATCTGAAGAAGATTTGGATGGAGTAATTAAAAACTCTTGTCCCGGAGCAGGTGCCTGTGGCGGAATGTATACGGCTAATACAATGGCTTCAGCCATAGAAGCATTGGGAATGAGCCTCCCGTACTCATCTTCTAATCCAGCTTTAAGTAAAGAGAAACAGGATGAATGCCTGGAAGCAGGAAAATACCTGAAGATCCTTTTAGAAAAAGATATTAAACCTTCAGACATCATGACCAGAAAAGCTTTTGAAAATGCGCTTCGTGTGATTGTTGTTTTAGGAGGGAGTACCAATGCCGTGCTGCATTTTATAGCCATGGCTAAAAGCGTAGAGGTATCTCTTACTCAGGATGATTTTCAAACCATGAGTGATTGTACCCCTATGCTGGCCGATCTAAAACCAAGCGGGAAATATCTGATGCAGGATTTACATGAGCATGGCGGAATACCTGCCGTCATGAAATATCTGTTGGAAGAAGGATTATTACACGGAGATTGTCTGACGGTTACCGGAAAAACATTAGCCGAAAATTTGAAAGATATTCCCACACTGGATTTTAATACTCAGAAGATTATAAAACCCTTATCAAACCCTATAAAACCTACCGGTCATTTGAGAATTCTGTATGGAAACCTTGCTGAAAAGGGAAGTGTTGCTAAAATCACAGGTAAAGAAGGAGAACGGTTTGTAGGGAAAGCCCGTGTATTTGACGGAGAGAAGAACCTCATCAAAGGAATTGCAGACGGAACAGTACAACACGGAGATGTGATTGTGATCCGTAACGAAGGACCTAAAGGAGCTCCCGGAATGCCTGAAATGCTGAAACCTACAAGTGCTTTGATAGGTGCAGGGTTAGGAAGCAGTGTCGCTTTGATTACGGATGGAAGGTTTAGTGGTGGAACTCATGGATTTGTGGTGGGGCATATCACTCCCGAAGCTCATGAGGGCGGATTGATTGCCTTTGTAGAAGATGATGATCTTATAGAAATAGATGCTGTAAACAATACAATACAGCTTAAGGTTTCGGAAGAAGAGATTGAAAAAAGAAAACAAGGCTGGCAAAAACCAGCTCTGAAAGTTAAAAAAGGATTACTCTATAAATATGCACTAACCGTATCATCCGCCGCTGAAGGCTGTGTAACGGATGAAATTTAA
- a CDS encoding M20/M25/M40 family metallo-hydrolase: MNKNYIFSLLGLLVFSIGNAQSYKKPLVSAIKEADLKKDMYELAADQFWGREAGTLDELKVSMWLADKAKEAGMKPAGDHGTFFQFFDMYRHQTTPQSSLKIGDTPLKIWKDFLVAEPVNASVDAEIVYAGNTEPEDLAKLNLKGKVLAVNASDKNIDKDMTLFVRRYPGFVRTKYYNKATELGAKAIIFITDDISEKSWVEVLPQMTRGSYGVEGLREKITNNIPVLWIKRENTNWVKSNPKISLNLMTETYKYPSVNIIGKIEGTDPVLKKEYVLLSGHQDHDGIRHPVKNDTIYNGADDNASTCVAMLAMARAYKKQPGKRSILFVFHGAEERGLLGSRWHAAHPVVPKESIVAVLNGDMIGRNDNNEAALLGGNAPHKNSEELVKMAEDANNESTKFKYLKDWDSPNHAEYFYFRSDHLPYAKVGIPAIFFTSVLHDQYHTPQDESENINYKKLYKMTEWMYRTSWKVANETERPKVISNFTLER, from the coding sequence ATGAATAAGAATTATATTTTTTCTTTACTGGGTCTTCTTGTATTCAGTATCGGAAATGCTCAAAGCTATAAAAAACCTTTAGTATCAGCCATCAAAGAAGCTGATCTGAAAAAGGATATGTATGAATTGGCTGCAGATCAGTTCTGGGGTCGTGAAGCAGGAACTCTGGATGAGTTAAAAGTATCGATGTGGCTGGCTGACAAAGCCAAGGAAGCAGGAATGAAACCTGCCGGTGACCATGGTACTTTTTTCCAGTTTTTTGATATGTACAGACATCAGACAACTCCGCAAAGCAGCCTGAAAATCGGAGATACTCCATTGAAAATATGGAAGGATTTTCTAGTAGCAGAGCCAGTAAATGCTTCTGTAGATGCTGAAATTGTCTATGCAGGAAATACTGAACCTGAAGATCTAGCCAAACTAAATCTTAAAGGAAAAGTGCTTGCAGTAAATGCTTCTGACAAAAACATTGATAAAGATATGACTCTTTTTGTAAGAAGATATCCAGGATTTGTGAGGACAAAATACTACAACAAAGCGACTGAACTGGGAGCAAAAGCAATCATTTTCATCACAGATGATATTTCAGAAAAAAGCTGGGTAGAAGTACTTCCTCAAATGACAAGAGGAAGCTATGGTGTGGAAGGCTTAAGAGAAAAAATAACGAACAATATTCCTGTTCTTTGGATTAAAAGAGAGAATACAAACTGGGTAAAAAGCAACCCTAAGATTTCCCTTAACCTGATGACTGAAACATACAAATATCCTTCAGTAAATATCATTGGAAAAATTGAAGGAACAGATCCTGTTCTTAAAAAAGAATATGTTCTGTTGAGCGGACATCAGGATCATGACGGAATCAGACATCCTGTAAAAAACGACACCATCTACAACGGTGCTGATGATAATGCCAGTACGTGTGTTGCCATGCTGGCCATGGCAAGAGCTTACAAAAAGCAACCGGGAAAAAGAAGCATTCTGTTTGTATTCCATGGAGCTGAAGAAAGAGGCTTACTAGGTTCAAGATGGCATGCTGCTCACCCTGTAGTTCCGAAGGAGAGTATTGTAGCTGTGTTGAATGGTGATATGATCGGAAGAAATGATAATAATGAAGCCGCTTTATTAGGCGGAAATGCTCCGCATAAAAACTCTGAAGAGCTTGTAAAAATGGCTGAAGATGCTAATAACGAAAGTACAAAATTCAAGTATTTAAAAGATTGGGATTCTCCGAATCATGCTGAGTATTTCTATTTCAGAAGTGATCATCTTCCGTATGCCAAAGTGGGTATTCCCGCCATATTCTTTACCAGTGTGCTCCATGATCAGTATCACACTCCACAGGATGAATCTGAAAACATCAATTACAAGAAGTTATATAAAATGACAGAATGGATGTACAGAACTTCCTGGAAAGTTGCCAATGAGACTGAACGTCCGAAAGTAATTTCAAATTTTACGCTTGAACGATAA
- the ilvA gene encoding threonine ammonia-lyase IlvA: MKTGETYLSVLDKVYQAAERLKNVCVRTPLAVNNNLSGVYNAQVQFKREDLQRVRSYKIRGAYNKMSTMLEEELSRGIVCASAGNHAQGVAFACNTMEVKGTIFMPLPTPGQKLEQVKMFGGNYIDVVLQGDTFDEAKDAAMRFCNENDGTFIHPFDDPAIIEGQATTALEILEQSDEPIDYLFVPIGGGGLAAGICSVFKELSPQTKIIGVEPSAAASMKKALENGKPFHLDKISRFVDGAAVQKVGDLTFELCKNTLYDVVTVEEGLVCETILSLYNKDAIVVEPAGALSVAALEKYKDQIEGKNVICIISGSNNDITRMEEIKEKALLYANLKHYFLVRFPQRPGALKTFVMDVLGPNDDITFFEYTQKNSKEKGIAVVGIAVKQKEDFTPLMDNMKRQDFFVNYLNNDPSLMNLLI; encoded by the coding sequence ATGAAGACGGGAGAAACCTATTTATCTGTATTGGATAAAGTTTACCAAGCGGCCGAAAGACTTAAAAATGTTTGTGTCAGAACTCCTTTAGCTGTTAATAATAATTTATCAGGAGTTTATAATGCTCAAGTACAATTTAAAAGAGAAGACCTTCAAAGGGTGAGATCTTATAAAATTCGTGGGGCATACAATAAGATGTCAACGATGTTAGAGGAAGAGCTTTCCCGTGGCATTGTTTGTGCCAGCGCAGGAAATCATGCTCAGGGAGTTGCTTTTGCCTGCAATACCATGGAGGTGAAAGGTACTATTTTTATGCCTTTACCTACTCCCGGTCAAAAGCTGGAGCAGGTTAAAATGTTTGGTGGCAACTACATTGATGTTGTTTTGCAGGGAGATACCTTTGATGAAGCAAAAGATGCTGCGATGAGGTTTTGTAATGAAAATGACGGAACATTCATTCATCCATTTGATGATCCTGCGATTATTGAAGGGCAGGCTACAACGGCATTGGAAATCCTTGAACAATCTGATGAACCTATTGATTATCTTTTTGTACCAATAGGAGGTGGTGGGTTGGCTGCAGGTATTTGTTCTGTGTTTAAAGAATTATCTCCCCAAACCAAAATCATTGGAGTGGAACCTTCCGCAGCGGCAAGCATGAAAAAGGCTCTGGAAAATGGTAAGCCCTTTCATCTTGATAAAATAAGCCGATTTGTAGATGGTGCAGCTGTGCAAAAGGTAGGGGATCTCACGTTTGAACTTTGTAAAAATACATTATATGATGTAGTTACCGTAGAGGAAGGGCTTGTGTGTGAAACGATACTTTCATTATATAATAAAGATGCTATCGTGGTGGAGCCGGCCGGTGCTCTTTCTGTGGCTGCTTTAGAAAAATATAAAGATCAGATCGAAGGAAAAAATGTAATTTGTATTATCAGTGGAAGTAATAATGATATTACCAGAATGGAAGAAATCAAAGAAAAAGCTTTGCTGTATGCCAACTTGAAACATTATTTTCTGGTAAGATTCCCACAACGTCCGGGAGCATTGAAAACTTTTGTAATGGATGTGCTTGGGCCTAATGATGATATTACTTTTTTTGAATACACTCAGAAAAATTCAAAAGAAAAAGGAATTGCGGTAGTAGGAATTGCGGTGAAACAAAAAGAGGATTTCACACCCCTAATGGACAACATGAAAAGACAGGATTTTTTTGTCAACTACCTGAACAATGATCCGTCTTTGATGAATCTGCTGATTTAG
- a CDS encoding ACT domain-containing protein: MKTENKEYTITAYTEDCLGLISRINAIFSRRRISMTNFNMGPSETENIKKFVITIRETEESVQKITRQMEKQVDVLEVHYHKNPYFTAIEHAS; this comes from the coding sequence ATGAAAACAGAAAATAAAGAATATACCATAACAGCCTATACAGAAGATTGTTTGGGACTGATTAGCAGGATTAATGCTATTTTTTCAAGAAGGAGAATTTCCATGACAAATTTTAATATGGGACCCTCTGAAACGGAGAACATAAAAAAGTTTGTGATTACGATCAGAGAAACCGAAGAATCTGTTCAGAAGATCACCAGACAAATGGAAAAGCAGGTAGATGTACTGGAGGTTCATTATCATAAAAATCCATATTTCACAGCAATAGAACACGCTAGCTAA
- the ilvE gene encoding branched-chain-amino-acid transaminase, producing MYYNDDTVIYFDGNFMKAKDAGTNLYGQSLHYGYSVFEGIKSYSTAHGTRIFKAKEHYERLKKSAELMHIPFDYSADQLTELTYELLELNGFADAYIRPLITCSPNMSLSKGKESYLSLLAWEWSNGYLADKMKIMTSGFQRPNPKAFKVEAKVGGHYVNSILACQDAKDKGYDEALVLDENGNVAESSGANVFYEKDGTLFTPAKGSILPGITRQTVFEICDELNIPVKETFFKPEEMRGADAAFFCGTAAEIVALDSLDDVPFTKEWEDTASEKVQQAYLKLVRVLSL from the coding sequence ATGTATTACAACGACGACACGGTCATCTATTTTGACGGAAACTTCATGAAAGCCAAAGACGCAGGAACCAATCTTTACGGACAATCTCTTCACTATGGATATTCTGTTTTTGAAGGAATCAAATCTTATAGCACAGCTCATGGAACCAGGATTTTTAAAGCTAAAGAACATTACGAAAGATTAAAAAAATCGGCAGAACTCATGCATATTCCTTTCGATTACTCCGCAGATCAGCTTACAGAACTTACCTACGAATTGTTAGAGCTAAATGGCTTTGCAGATGCGTATATCCGTCCTCTGATCACCTGTTCGCCCAATATGTCTCTTTCAAAAGGCAAAGAGTCTTACCTGTCTTTATTAGCATGGGAGTGGAGCAATGGTTATCTGGCAGATAAAATGAAGATTATGACTTCAGGTTTTCAACGTCCTAATCCCAAAGCCTTTAAAGTAGAAGCTAAAGTTGGTGGACATTATGTGAATTCAATCTTAGCTTGTCAGGATGCGAAAGACAAAGGGTATGATGAAGCCTTAGTTCTGGATGAAAATGGAAATGTAGCAGAAAGCTCAGGAGCCAATGTTTTTTATGAAAAAGACGGAACATTATTTACTCCGGCAAAGGGAAGTATTCTTCCCGGAATTACCCGTCAGACTGTCTTTGAAATATGTGATGAACTGAATATTCCGGTTAAGGAAACCTTCTTTAAACCTGAAGAAATGAGAGGTGCTGATGCTGCATTTTTCTGTGGTACGGCAGCTGAGATTGTGGCATTGGATTCACTGGATGATGTGCCTTTTACTAAAGAATGGGAAGACACGGCAAGTGAAAAGGTACAACAGGCTTATTTGAAATTGGTGAGAGTTTTGTCATTGTAA
- the folP gene encoding dihydropteroate synthase: MLSNSKTLELSNAQAHSINCNGRLVQLDRPKIMGILNLTPDSFSDGGKFNDEKLALEHAEKLLKDGAEIIDIGPQSTRPNAEFLSSEQEVQRIGNMISNIKKEFPEVLISLDTFYAETVRFGFNEGIDMINDISGGQYDEKMFETVAETKLPYILMHINPSYETMHDKIQFEDITLDVNRYFSEKTNELLQKGVKDIILDPGFGFGKTVEDQMKMIDEVKYLGFGKFPLLIGISRKSFIYKPLGRSPLDINEETQKLHMLVLEQGAKIVRVHDVAEAKKTLNCFLQKK; the protein is encoded by the coding sequence ATGCTTTCAAACTCTAAAACTCTGGAACTCTCAAACGCTCAAGCCCATTCTATCAACTGTAATGGCCGACTGGTACAACTGGATAGACCAAAGATCATGGGGATCCTCAATCTTACTCCGGATTCATTCTCAGATGGAGGAAAATTTAATGACGAAAAGCTGGCATTAGAGCATGCTGAGAAGCTGTTGAAAGATGGGGCTGAAATTATTGATATTGGTCCGCAATCTACCCGTCCCAATGCTGAGTTTTTGAGCAGTGAACAGGAAGTTCAAAGGATTGGGAATATGATTTCTAACATTAAAAAAGAATTTCCAGAAGTATTGATTTCTTTGGACACATTTTATGCAGAAACAGTGAGATTCGGCTTCAATGAAGGGATCGATATGATTAATGATATCTCAGGCGGACAGTATGATGAAAAAATGTTTGAGACAGTGGCAGAAACCAAGCTTCCATACATTTTGATGCATATCAATCCATCTTATGAAACCATGCATGATAAGATTCAGTTTGAGGATATAACATTGGACGTGAACCGATATTTTTCTGAAAAAACTAATGAACTGTTACAAAAAGGGGTAAAAGATATCATCCTTGATCCTGGCTTTGGCTTTGGAAAAACAGTAGAAGATCAGATGAAAATGATCGATGAGGTTAAATATTTAGGGTTTGGAAAATTTCCTTTGCTAATTGGTATTTCTAGAAAATCATTTATCTATAAACCCCTTGGAAGATCTCCACTTGATATCAATGAAGAAACGCAGAAATTACATATGTTGGTTCTGGAACAAGGTGCTAAAATTGTAAGAGTTCATGATGTGGCTGAAGCAAAGAAAACCCTCAATTGTTTTTTACAGAAAAAATAA
- the ilvB gene encoding biosynthetic-type acetolactate synthase large subunit → MKNLNQSTARELSGSRIILEAFLQEGVKTVFGYPGGAIIPIYDALYDYKDQLEHILVRHEQAAVHAAQGLARVSGKVGVVMATSGPGATNLVTGLADALLDNTPLVCITGQVFEHLLGTDAFQEIDVMNITSPVTKWNYQVTDANELPEVLAKAFYIAKSGRPGPVLIDVTKNAQLQKASYKGYHPCHFLRSYKPDPVPSLENIEQAAELMNHAERPFIIAGQGIMLGKAEREFLEFAEKSGIPVAWTVLGMGVLPTDHPQAVGMVGMHGNYGPNILTNQCDVLITVGMRFDDRVTGRLDQYAKQAKIIHLEIDASEINKNVKVDVPVLGNCKETLPLLTALIQKREHPEWHQRFKDCMEVESINLINDELYPKEEEITMGEVIRCLNEITKGEAVIVTDVGQHQMITCRYSNFQHSRTNITSGGLGTMGFCLPAAIGAAYGEHHFPVIAIMGDGGAQMNIQELGTIMQYHPEVKILILNNSYLGMVRQWQELFHEERYSSVEIQSPEFVKVANGYHIQGRKVTQREDLKEALDEMLTHKGAFLLEVMTGKKHNVFPMIPQGKSVSEIVLNNQP, encoded by the coding sequence ATGAAGAATTTAAATCAATCAACAGCAAGAGAACTGAGTGGAAGCCGTATTATTCTTGAAGCATTTCTTCAGGAAGGAGTGAAAACTGTTTTCGGGTATCCCGGCGGAGCAATCATTCCTATTTATGATGCGCTTTATGATTATAAAGATCAGTTGGAGCATATTCTTGTTCGTCATGAGCAGGCAGCTGTACATGCAGCACAAGGGTTGGCCAGGGTTTCCGGGAAAGTAGGAGTAGTTATGGCTACCAGTGGCCCCGGAGCAACCAATTTGGTGACAGGCTTAGCGGATGCTTTGTTGGATAACACGCCGTTGGTATGTATTACGGGTCAGGTATTTGAACATCTTTTAGGAACAGACGCCTTTCAGGAAATTGATGTGATGAATATTACAAGCCCTGTTACCAAATGGAATTATCAGGTAACAGATGCCAATGAGTTGCCTGAAGTCCTGGCAAAAGCATTTTATATCGCAAAATCAGGGCGTCCGGGACCTGTGCTTATTGATGTTACAAAAAATGCCCAGTTACAGAAAGCTTCATACAAAGGATATCATCCTTGTCATTTCTTAAGAAGTTATAAACCTGATCCTGTACCATCGCTGGAAAATATTGAACAGGCAGCGGAACTTATGAACCATGCAGAACGCCCGTTCATTATTGCCGGACAGGGAATTATGCTGGGAAAAGCAGAGCGTGAGTTCTTAGAATTTGCAGAAAAATCAGGAATTCCGGTAGCATGGACTGTTTTAGGAATGGGTGTTCTTCCCACAGATCATCCACAGGCAGTTGGAATGGTAGGAATGCATGGAAATTACGGTCCTAATATTCTTACCAATCAATGTGATGTATTGATTACCGTAGGAATGCGTTTTGATGACCGGGTGACCGGAAGATTGGATCAGTATGCAAAACAAGCCAAGATTATTCACCTGGAAATTGACGCATCAGAAATCAATAAAAATGTAAAAGTGGATGTTCCGGTTCTCGGAAATTGTAAAGAAACCTTGCCACTTCTTACAGCATTGATCCAAAAAAGAGAACATCCGGAATGGCATCAAAGGTTTAAAGACTGCATGGAAGTTGAAAGCATCAATCTCATCAATGATGAGCTGTATCCTAAGGAAGAAGAGATCACGATGGGAGAGGTGATCAGATGTCTCAATGAAATCACAAAAGGGGAAGCGGTTATTGTAACCGATGTAGGACAGCATCAGATGATCACCTGCAGATATTCCAATTTTCAACATTCAAGAACCAATATTACCAGTGGGGGATTGGGAACAATGGGATTCTGTCTTCCTGCGGCAATAGGGGCTGCTTATGGAGAACATCATTTCCCTGTTATTGCCATAATGGGAGATGGTGGTGCTCAGATGAACATTCAGGAGCTAGGAACAATCATGCAGTATCATCCGGAAGTTAAAATTTTAATTCTCAATAACAGCTATCTAGGGATGGTAAGACAATGGCAGGAGCTGTTTCATGAAGAGCGTTATTCTTCCGTGGAAATTCAGAGCCCGGAGTTTGTAAAGGTGGCAAATGGCTATCATATTCAGGGAAGAAAAGTGACTCAGAGAGAAGACCTAAAAGAAGCGCTTGATGAAATGCTTACCCATAAAGGAGCATTTCTGCTGGAAGTGATGACAGGAAAAAAACACAATGTTTTTCCGATGATTCCTCAGGGCAAAAGTGTTTCGGAGATTGTATTAAATAATCAACCATAA
- the ilvC gene encoding ketol-acid reductoisomerase, with the protein MAKLNFGGVEENVVTREEFPLKKAQEVLKDEVVAVIGYGVQGPGQALNQKDNGINVIVGQRKNSKSWDKAVADGFVPGETLFEIEEALEKGTIICYLLSDAAQIEYWPKVKQHLTPGKALYFSHGFGITFNERTGIVPPADVDVFLVAPKGSGTSLRRMFLQDRGLNSSFAVYQDATGKARERVTALGIAIGSGYLFETDFKKEVYSDLAGERGTLMGAVQGIFAAQYDVLRKNGHSPSEAFNETVEELTQSLMPLVAENGMDWMYANCSTTAQRGALDWWKRFRDATSPLFEELYDNVAAGNEAQRSIDSNSKPDYRENLEVELTELRESEMWKAGKTVRSLRPENN; encoded by the coding sequence ATGGCAAAATTAAATTTCGGAGGAGTAGAGGAAAACGTAGTAACAAGAGAAGAATTTCCGTTGAAAAAAGCTCAGGAAGTATTAAAAGATGAAGTAGTAGCGGTAATCGGGTATGGTGTACAGGGGCCGGGACAGGCACTGAACCAGAAAGACAATGGAATTAATGTGATCGTAGGACAGAGAAAAAACTCTAAATCCTGGGATAAGGCAGTGGCAGATGGTTTTGTTCCGGGTGAAACCTTATTTGAAATTGAAGAAGCCTTAGAAAAAGGAACGATTATCTGCTATCTGTTGAGTGATGCGGCACAAATTGAATACTGGCCAAAAGTAAAGCAACATCTTACCCCTGGAAAAGCTTTGTATTTCTCTCACGGGTTTGGAATTACCTTTAATGAACGTACAGGAATTGTTCCTCCGGCAGATGTAGATGTCTTTTTGGTAGCTCCAAAGGGATCAGGAACTTCATTAAGAAGAATGTTTCTTCAGGATAGAGGACTGAATAGCAGTTTTGCTGTTTATCAGGATGCAACAGGAAAAGCAAGAGAAAGAGTGACCGCTCTGGGAATTGCCATAGGAAGCGGATATTTATTTGAAACAGACTTTAAAAAAGAAGTGTACAGCGATCTTGCCGGAGAAAGAGGAACGTTGATGGGAGCGGTGCAAGGAATATTTGCAGCACAATATGATGTTTTGAGAAAAAATGGGCATAGTCCATCAGAAGCTTTCAACGAAACGGTAGAAGAACTTACCCAATCATTGATGCCACTGGTAGCTGAAAACGGAATGGATTGGATGTATGCGAACTGCAGTACAACTGCTCAAAGAGGAGCTTTGGATTGGTGGAAGCGTTTCAGAGATGCAACTTCTCCTTTATTTGAAGAATTGTATGATAATGTTGCTGCAGGAAATGAAGCACAAAGATCAATTGATAGTAATAGTAAACCTGATTACAGAGAAAATTTGGAAGTTGAATTAACAGAATTGAGAGAGAGTGAAATGTGGAAGGCGGGAAAAACTGTACGAAGCCTGAGACCCGAAAATAATTAA